The following are from one region of the Salvia splendens isolate huo1 chromosome 2, SspV2, whole genome shotgun sequence genome:
- the LOC121788037 gene encoding blue copper protein 1b-like has translation MDVKCRGAFLLLVVAAAASTFGVASANKEWSTVAGNWNHTGADFWWQRHPNGTQAASKRLIVGGDQNWRFGFNYTNWAINNAPFFLNDTLVFKYDPPNDTTFPHSVYLLPDFWSFQNCDLRRARKIGDVNAGGGDGFEFVLKRWQPYYFACGQHDGIHCKDGLMKFAVWPLIRWFY, from the exons ATGGATGTGAAATGCAGAGGAGCATTTCTTCTTTTAGTTGTAGCTGCAGCAGCGTCGACATTCGGCGTTGCTTCAGCAAACAAGGAGTGGAGCACAGTGGCCGGGAACTGGAACCACACGGGGGCCGATTTCTGGTGGCAGAGGCACCCAAATGGAACTCAGGCGGCGTCCAAGCGATTGATAGTCGGTGGAGACCAAAACTGGCGTTTCGGGTTCAACTACACTAACTGGGCCATCAACAACGCCCCCTTCTTCTTAAACGACACCTTAG TGTTCAAGTACGATCCACCAAACGACACCACATTCCCTCACAGTGTTTACCTGTTGCCTGATTTCTGGAGCTTCCAAAACTGTGACCTGAGAAGGGCGAGGAAGATCGGAGATGTGAACGCAGGCGGTGGTGATGGCTTCGAGTTCGTGCTCAAGAGGTGGCAGCCTTACTATTTCGCCTGCGGCCAACACGACGGCATCCACTGCAAAGATGGCCTCATGAAATTCGCTGTCTGGCCCTTGATCCGTTGGTTCTACTGA
- the LOC121788028 gene encoding pentatricopeptide repeat-containing protein At5g39710-like, whose product MPLPKSLLRVRALHVLTCQSKPLTSLHPPPPPPPPPPADTFLVDKAVSILKYHHPSLLNPLIPQFTPAAASSLLLQSQNDQTLILKFLTWAREFPFFATHLQCLCLSIHILTRFKLYKTAQTLAEQAALTFPADQRSDSVFSCLVDTYQLCNSSSAVVDLMVKALSNLKQIDRALNFVNLATNHGFQPSVLSYNSILEAIIRSKASGFVELANTVYNDMMHKDVSPNVFTYNILIRGLCANKTIDRGLDFFEKMEKRGCLPNVVTYNTLMDAYCKSGNIDGAYALLELMWEKNLEPNVITYNVIINGLCREGRMKETGKVFNDMKGQGLVPNEVTYNTLINGFCKEGNFHQALVLHAEMVRNGLSPTVVTYTSLINSMCKARNLRRAMEFFDQLQIRGLNPNEKTYTTLIDGFCQQGFMDEAYRFLNEMINRGFSPSIVTYNALINGHCVAGRIDNGMEVIKDMTAKGVSPDVVSYSTIISGFSRDSRLDEAFQMKEEMVKKGIFPDAVTYSSLMQGLCAERRLTDAREMFEDMWRLGSQPDKCTYTTLINACCAEDDMESAMYLHNEMINKGVLPDVVTYSVLINGLNKQVRSKEAKRLLFKLFYEEHVPSDVTYDLLIEGCSSIEFQSSVALMKGFCLKGLMNKADRVFEEMLHSNHKPSEAVYNVLVHGHCKAGNLQKAIDLYMEMVQLELVPHAVTIIALARELHKVGWTEELNQILQDTLKSCKVIDGDRAKVLLEVNYKEGNMDNVFHILQEMSKDGLLPNDFKTA is encoded by the coding sequence ATGCCCCTCCCAAAATCTCTACTCAGAGTCAGAGCGCTCCACGTCCTCACTTGCCAATCCAAGCCGCTCACTTCGCTAcatcctccgccgccgccgccgccgccgccgccggcggATACCTTCCTCGTCGACAAGGCAGTATCAATTCTCAAATACCACCACCCTTCACTCCTCAACCCCTTAATCCCCCAATTCACCCCTGCAGCCGCCTCCTCTCTTCTCCTCCAATCCCAAAACGACCAGACCCTAATCCTTAAATTCCTCACTTGGGCTCGCGAATTTCCCTTTTTCGCCACCCACCTCCAATGCCTCTGCCTCTCCATACACATTCTCACTCGCTTCAAGCTCTACAAAACCGCCCAGACACTGGCGGAACAAGCCGCCCTCACTTTTCCCGCCGACCAAAGGAGCGATTCGGTCTTTTCGTGCCTTGTCGACACGTACCAGCTCTGCAATTCCAGCTCCGCGGTGGTTGATTTGATGGTAAAGGCCTTGTCTAATTTGAAGCAGATTGATAGAGCTTTAAATTTTGTGAATTTGGCTACAAATCATGGTTTCCAGCCTAGTGTGTTGTCATATAATTCGATTTTGGAGGCGATTATTCGGAGTAAGGCTTCTGGATTTGTTGAGTTAGCCAACACTGTGTATAATGACATGATGCATAAAGATGTTTCCCCCAATGTTTTTACTTACAATATATTGATCAGAGGGCTGTGTGCAAATAAGACTATTGATAGGGGGTTGGATTTCTTTGAGAAGATGGAGAAAAGGGGTTGTTTGCCCAATGTGGTTACATATAACACCTTGATGGATGCCTATTGTAAATCGGGCAACATCGATGGGGCGTATGCATTACTGGAACTGATGTGGGAAAAGAATTTGGAGCCTAATGTGATTACTTACAACGTTATCATAAATGGATTGTGTCGAGAAGGGAGGATGAAGGAGACGGGCAAGGTTTTTAATGATATGAAGGGTCAGGGCTTGGTTCCAAATGAAGTTACATATAATACACTTATCAATGGGTTCTGTAAAGAGGGGAACTTTCACCAAGCTCTTGTTTTACACGCGGAGATGGTTAGGAATGGCTTGTCTCCCACTGTAGTCACTTATACTTCTCTGATAAATAGTATGTGTAAAGCCAGAAACTTGCGTCGTGCCATGGAGTTCTTCGACCAGTTGCAGATCAGGGGATTGAACCCGAACGAGAAAACTTATACAACTTTAATTGATGGTTTCTGTCAGCAGGGGTTCATGGATGAAGCATACAgatttttaaatgaaatgataaACAGGGGCTTTTCACCCTCAATAGTGACATACAATGCATTGATCAACGGGCATTGTGTGGCAGGTAGAATCGACAATGGCATGGAAGTGATTAAAGATATGACTGCAAAAGGAGTTTCTCCAGATGTAGTAAGTTACAGTACAATCATATCAGGTTTCAGTAGAGATTCTCGTTTGGATGAGGCATTCCAAATGAAAGAGGAGATGGTTAAGAAGGGGATTTTTCCAGATGCTGTTACTTATTCGTCTTTGATGCAAGGTCTTTGTGCAGAGAGGAGACTAACCGATGCTCGTGAAATGTTTGAAGACATGTGGAGACTAGGTTCGCAGCCTGATAAGTGTACATATACTACTCTTATTAATGCTTGTTGTGCTGAAGATGATATGGAAAGTGCAATGTATCTCCACAATGAAATGATCAATAAAGGCGTTCTTCCTGATGTTGTTACCTACAGTGTGTTGATAAACGGGCTTAATAAGCAGGTTCGTAGTAAGGAAGCAAAGCGGCTGCTTTTCAAGCTGTTCTATGAAGAGCATGTTCCTTCTGATGTTACTTATGATTTGCTGATAGAGGGCTGTAGTAGCATTGAATTTCAGAGCAGCGTAGCACTTATGAAGGGATTTTGCTTGAAAGGTTTGATGAATAAAGCTGATCGAGTTTTTGAGGAAATGCTTCATAGCAACCACAAGCCTAGTGAAGCAGTTTACAATGTTCTCGTACATGGCCATTGTAAAGCAGGAAATTTGCAGAAAGCAATCGATCTATACATGGAAATGGTGCAACTCGAACTTGTTCCTCATGCTGTTACCATTATTGCTCTTGCTAGAGAACTTCACAAAGTGGGGTGGACGGAAGAGCTGAATCAAATTTTACAAGATACGTTAAAAAGCTGTAAAGTTATTGATGGTGACCGAGCCAAAGTCCTTTTGGAGGTGAATTACAAAGAAGGGAACATGGATAACGTTTTTCACATTCTGCAGGAGATGTCCAAGGATGGCCTGCTTCCCAATGATTTTAAGACTGCATAG